The sequence CTGGCATTCCGCTGCCCAAGCCGCTGCGCAAGTAGTACGGTGGCGCACGCCGGGGACATGCCGTTTGCCACGGATTGGCGGGGAGGGGGCGATCACGCCCTTCGTAGATCGAGACTCGCGTGCTTACAAATCGCGTGCTCGGTAAACCTTGGTGCTGACGGTGCAGCTGATTGCACATAGTGCGAGCGCCAGTACTGCAATTCCTGCACACAGACAGCCAAGGACGGTGGGATCGGGATTTGCCCCGGCATTCGACATAAGCCAGTTGCTGATGGGGTTGGAGGAGCTCAACGTGGCAATGGCAAGGCACCAGAGCAGGGCAAACAGGCCAACGGATAGGCGCAGCGCCTCCATGTGTCCAAATCGAAAGAACAGCGGCTGTGCCAAAAACACCATCATGAGGGAGATGAGCATCGATGCTGCCGAGGCTATTGCGATCTCAAAGACGGTTTGTCCTGTCGAGGTCACGCCCGCACTGTTGAAGAGCGGAAGGACGATGATGTTCAAAAGCACGGCGGCGCAGGCCATGATGGCCGAGAAGACAACGATGCACAGGTAGCGGGCACAAATAATGTCTTTGCGCGAGAAGGGCAACGTCGCCCGATAACGCTCCCAGCCATTTTGATTGTCGAAGCCGGCCAGCGAGCTCATGGCCATGATGGGCGACATGGCACTGACCGCGCAGGCGCCGGCACTCATGCCGGAGTCACCGTCCGATGCGTTGGCGAGGGTCAGTACGACGAATATGAACAGGCCGACGCCCGCGATGCTCGGGACAAGCGTGCGGACGATGGCGAGCTCAGACATAAAGGCACGTTTCATTTTGAAGCCCCTTTCAGCATGAGGCGAAGATAGTCATCAATGGTTGCCCGGTCGCAGGGAATTTCGGGGAAGGCCTCGAGCGCCTCGCGACGGTTGGGCACGAGCACGTCAACGCTATAGGCGTGGTGGGCGGCACGGGCGTCTTCGACGCAAGCCATAAGCTCGACGGCTTGTGCCTGTGTGCAGTGGGCGATGCCGGCTCGGTCGGTAATGTCCTCGCGCGGCAGGTAAAACACAATCGAGCCGTTATCGATGCAGATGACGCGGTCGGCAGCG is a genomic window of Collinsella aerofaciens containing:
- a CDS encoding ABC-2 transporter permease, translating into MKRAFMSELAIVRTLVPSIAGVGLFIFVVLTLANASDGDSGMSAGACAVSAMSPIMAMSSLAGFDNQNGWERYRATLPFSRKDIICARYLCIVVFSAIMACAAVLLNIIVLPLFNSAGVTSTGQTVFEIAIASAASMLISLMMVFLAQPLFFRFGHMEALRLSVGLFALLWCLAIATLSSSNPISNWLMSNAGANPDPTVLGCLCAGIAVLALALCAISCTVSTKVYRARDL